The proteins below come from a single Thunnus thynnus chromosome 10, fThuThy2.1, whole genome shotgun sequence genomic window:
- the im:7147486 gene encoding zinc finger protein 585B, with protein MMLGFQGNTSSSKVYRCVACSATFTGLASLLVHQATHASALSKVPGPPQTQRSISPHDTLYASKDLSSENPSPPTLLPESPSPSFYICDCGEEFQDFSLMLEHKHSHVSQIQLLQPLDNLSSGTGCEEMFPTQHVQFSTTITKPGLVLSCPSTSRSPAVELPTSADHKADVSLEDGIAIVTTPQGQCTPPQDGREKQLEKIAAAEQIPEIVKDMHFQDKTNSILSSKKGENLPQNNSLMKLLASAYMKRFPLPQSQNQNNNTVTPKQEVVPVDITPGKKTEVSPINDLSIAQLRRLLAKPGIKTKAPSISRILESSKKRIVSLTKTFSPVVVLETRQKLMDASSNGTYGRYQCGRCRRVFQNMDRLTEHHFLHKKERIKCCRRCKQLIIGRLPFPDNHVCPQLGNKAIQPSRSLKNKLPFAQKIVPFHSLNNTKKVFFCPLCKHSYARRYNLKMHKCQGPGSALTRQANPSIEKMLALRSNSKAKIDAEIKDEFQNAKSVAVGTEVTGRIKVEVTSPNSEQSAVSQLAWTHSAKSFPPFYPKSSMMEQHKDASLCGTSLQQGEENNSWNAAAIDNEDSNEGQWTMPLDDEMEVLSSAEKAGNDTGVKKPMSAETAPTSLRYFVREGVKRYPCNRCQKTYSRVSTLRRHLRLCGFRPRGPGTATQSGSQGAIPQNANNMRPMFACFVCGKSFNRKDNMMVHRKKCQLHQTMIDVDRGTVQQSMSGNVTDSQTQEDDGGNWGIMSLPSVLPRRVTCECGVGFTSPRLLLEHLQKHAQESYTCPTCGETVNSWADYEVHLQIHMHPHHQLLKGLQPQRSQPLLLRFQQQPPQQQPSQSVLQPPQKQPCPEPLSNPGKKQQRIVCTRCGNTFATRCSLRRHISLNRCKGGRVTNLSTNPPKTYHCSHCNSDFPNTISLMFHQRSGACKPAIKPVRCPICLRWFGTVDGLQKHLLTHKQSESYRCDVCQGTYPNLKSLKNHRRRIHRIMAGDTKPKTQKQLTS; from the coding sequence ATGATGCTTGGGTTCCAGGGGAATACTTCATCCTCCAAAGTGTATCGTTGTGTGGCATGTTCAGCTACCTTCACTGGTCTGGCTTCCTTGCTGGTACATCAGGCGACCCATGCTAGTGCACTCTCCAAGGTTCCTGGCCCCCCTCAAACACAGCGGAGCATCAGCCCGCATGACACACTGTATGCAAGCAAGGACTTATCGAGTGAGAACCCAAGTCCACCAACGCTATTGCCTGAGAGCCCTTCACcttctttttatatttgtgattgtggagaggaATTTCAGGACTTCAGTCTTATGCTTGAGCATAAGCATTCACACGTCTCTCAAATACAGCTACTGCAGCCCCTGGATAATCTCTCTAGTGGAACAGGGTGTGAAGAAATGTTTCCCACTCAGCATGTACAATTCAGTACAACTATAACCAAGCCAGGTTTGGTCCTCAGTTGCCCCTCTACCTCAAGGTCCCCAGCTGTCGAATTACCCACATCAGCAGACCATAAAGCAGATGTAAGTCTGGAGGATGGCATTGCCATTGTAACCACTCCTCAAGGCCAGTGTACACCCCCTCAAGATGGTCGTGAGAAACAACTTGAGAaaatagcagcagcagaacaaatACCAGAGATTGTAAAGGACATGCATTTCCAGGACAAAACAAATTCTATTCTCAGCAGTAAAAAGGGTGAGAATTTGCCCCAAAATAACAGTCTAATGAAGTTGCTAGCATCAGCGTACATGAAACGCTTCCCACTTCCTCAGTCTcagaatcaaaacaataacacagtTACCCCCAAACAAGAAGTCGTCCCAGTTGATATAacaccaggaaaaaaaactgaggtGTCACCGATCAACGATCTTTCAATTGCACAGTTGAGGCGACTGCTTGCAAAACCTGGTATAAAGACAAAAGCTCCATCCATCAGCAGAATTCTTGAGTCAAGTAAGAAGAGAATTGTTTCTCTGACTAAAACTTTCTCGCCTGTTGTGGTTCTTGAAACCCGTCAAAAGCTCATGGATGCTAGCAGTAATGGCACGTATGGAAGATACCAATGTGGCCGTTGTCGTCGGGTCTTTCAAAACatggacagactgacagagcaTCATTTCTTGCACAAAAAAGAGAGGATTAAATGTTGTAGACGCTGCAAACAACTGATCATTGGGAGGTTGCCTTTCCCTGACAATCACGTGTGCCCCCAGTTAGGAAACAAGGCCATACAGCCATCaagatctttaaaaaacaagttaCCCTTTGCCCAAAAAATAGTGCCATTCCATAGTctaaacaatacaaaaaaggttttcttttgTCCATTGTGTAAGCACAGCTACGCACGGAGGTATAACCTCAAAATGCACAAATGCCAGGGTCCAGGGTCAGCCCTTACTCGGCAGGCCAATCCCTCCATTGAGAAAATGCTAGCATTGAGATCAAACAGTAAAGCCAAAATAGACGCAGAGATTAAAGATGAATTTCAAAATGCTAAGAGTGTTGCAGTAGGCACTGAAGTTACTGGTCGTATTAAGGTAGAGGTGACCTCTCCAAATTCAGAGCAGTCTGCAGTGTCACAATTAGCCTGGACTCATTCAGCTAAAAGCTTCCCACCATTCTACCCCAAATCTTCCATGATGGAACAGCATAAGGATGCCTCTCTGTGTGGGACTTCGCTTCAGCAAGGAGAAGAAAACAATAGCTGGAATGCAGCAGCAATTGATAATGAAGACAGTAATGAAGGGCAGTGGACAATGCCCTTAGATGATGAAATGGAGGTGCTTAGTTCTGCAGAGAAAGCTGGTAATGATACAGGGGTGAAGAAACCTATGTCAGCCGAGACAGCACCCACTAGCCTGCGCTATTTTGTCAGAGAGGGTGTAAAACGTTACCCTTGTAACAGGTGTCAGAAAACGTACAGTAGGGTGTCTACTTTGAGGCGCCATTTACGGCTGTGTGGCTTTAGGCCACGTGGTCCTGGCACTGCAACACAGAGTGGTAGTCAGGGGGCCATTCCACAAAATGCCAACAATATGAGACCAATGTTTGCTTGCTTTGTCTGTGGGAAGTCTTTTAACCGCAAAGACAACATGATggttcacagaaaaaaatgtcagttgcATCAAACAATGATAGATGTGGATAGGGGGACTGTGCAGCAGAGTATGTCGGGCAATGTAACAGACAGTCAAACACAGGAGGATGATGGAGGCAACTGGGGCATCATGTCACTGCCCTCTGTACTTCCCAGGAGGGTGACATGTGAGTGCGGTGTTGGATTTACATCTCCAAGACTTCTCCTGGAGCATCTACAAAAGCATGCACAGGAATCATACACATGTCCAACTTGCGGAGAGACAGTGAATTCCTGGGCAGACTACGAAGTTCATCTGCAGATCCATATGCATCCTCATCACCAGCTGCTCAAGGGATTACAACCACAGCGATCACAACCGCTGTTACTTCGATTTCAGCAACAACCACCTCAGCAGCAGCCATCTCAGTCTGTGCTTCAGCCTCCGCAGAAGCAACCATGTCCAGAGCCACTTTCAAATCCAGGAAAAAAGCAGCAGCGGATTGTATGCACGCGATGTGGCAATACATTTGCCACTCGCTGTTCCCTTAGAAGGCACATATCCTTGAATCGATGCAAAGGTGGACGGGTTACAAATCTATCCACAAATCCACCCAAAACTTATCACTGTTCCCACTGCAACTCTGATTTCCCGAACACAATCAGTCTTATGTTTCACCAGAGGAGCGGGGCTTGCAAGCCTGCCATCAAGCCTGTGCGTTGCCCTATCTGTCTTCGCTGGTTTGGCACAGTGGACGGTCTGCAGAAACACCTGCTCACTCACAAACAGTCTGAATCATACCGCTGTGATGTCTGTCAGGGTACATACCCAAATCTTAAATCGCTCAAAAACCATCGCAGGAGAATTCATCGCATCATGGCTGGAGATACAaagccaaaaacacaaaaacaactgaCATCTTAA